The Plasmodium cynomolgi strain B DNA, scaffold: 0374, whole genome shotgun sequence sequence TTCCAGTTGATTTTATGCAGAAATTTATTAATGCAATAAATGCTGGAGAGTACAAATTACCTGAAAGtgataattataaaaaatgtctttTAGAATCATATGATGCTGCTGATAATACAATACATGaaaatgtaacaaaattAAGTATTCCGGTGAATAGTTATCGTTATATTCtagatatattatttaaaaaacctTCAAGTTCAACAAATTTGgtgtaaaaacaaaaataatgaaagggctaatatatataaaaaattagaaacaACTTATTGTAATAGTATTCCCAAATCAAATAAGGAATATGAAAGTTTTtgtaatgaattaaaaacttTGAAAACATCTGATACATCATTATCCGATAATCAATCATTTAATGAAAACCATCCATCCTTGGATTCCTCAAAATCAGAAGAATCTTCAAAAATTTCTGCTACAGTATCTGAACCGAATATTTCTATAGGTAATCAAAATACATCGGAAAAAGGTAATATTAATCTAGGCACTCCTGATGGAAGCGAAGATAATGATGTTACAAATGCTACTTCAATATAACTATACCAATCTCTACTGTACCACAAGGAGTGAAATCCGTTTTTCTTCCGTCAATTACTGCTAACTCTCCTGCATCCACTCCCATAGATGCTGCTCCTAATGgtcttttccctcctcctcttcctcctgctTCTACTGCTCCTACGGATTCTTCCACTTATAGTTCTGATTCTTTTGCTACTCCATCTAACTCTATTTATGCTCCTGATACTCCTCCTTTTCATGCTAATCCTGGTTCTTCTTCTGGTTCTGGTCCTGCTCAAATTCTAGTTATTCCAAAAAGTACACGGAGAGTTCAtcaaaccctaaacctaagcTCTGAAACCCGAAGGACAGCGAAAACCGAAACTTCTTGCCATATTTCACTGAACCACAATCGATGCACTTATCCGGAGTGCCATGTCTGTGCGGCTTGATGCACTACTTTCCTTGCATTTcgattttcttcattataatcgtttttttgcacatttcttTCAGGTTCCTTTGCAATTCCAGGTCAGATTGCTCAGGATccaagtaaaaatatattggtCACCGCAAAGGGAGATAAACAGGATGAACAAATTAGTACCAGTCAAGCAGGAAGTGGTGCTCAACCACCAAGCGCAAAACACGCACCAGAAGAACCTGCTCCCGCCAAATCCTTAGCCACAACACAAGGAACGGAAACAGGAGGTCGTGTTTCTCCAGATGAGAAAGTGACGTCGGGCAGCACTACCACCACGGACAAAGGGGACAGAGCAGCTCACCAGAGCAAGAAATCTGAGATCACCGATAACCAAGGTAAGAAGGCGGAAGGAGAACAATCACAGGATAAAAAATCAGAAGGAGCACAAAATCAAACACCAGGAGCGGAGGGTGGAAAAGTGCAGACAGGTAGTTCCGGTGAGGCACAAGGACCACCGCATCAAGAGGGTAAGAAGCCACAAGGAAGCGGTGACACAACAGCATCCGCTGATAGTAATTCCGTAATTACCCAACTCCCAACATTCTCAACATCAAGTGTTCAAAATGTTGCACAACCAGGAGCAAGTAGTAAAACAGTGACATCGGACAGAGACAAAGAAGTGACCTCAAAGGATGACAAAACAACTAAGAGTACACATGATACGAATAGTGCAGAAAAGGATGCAAGTCAATCTTCTGTG is a genomic window containing:
- a CDS encoding hypothetical protein (putative) translates to KSSESELQDKRYIKQNIRCTCLNIWLHFYTKIRCVPVDFMQKFINAINAGEYKLPESDNYKKCLLESYDAADNTIHENVTKLSIPVNSYRYILDILFKKPSSSTNLV